Proteins from one Streptomyces sp. NBC_00289 genomic window:
- a CDS encoding sortase-dependent protein: MRRTVLSVMALACTAVLAGTVPAFADGASPVPSTRPSGTVAPDSATPVPSAEPTRAATPGSGADPTTAASPAPSQVSVVPSTAPDTGVVPPSQHSGAQAGAIGGGAAAALAVGGAAVFVVRRRRATGE, encoded by the coding sequence ATGCGCCGAACTGTCCTGAGTGTCATGGCACTTGCCTGCACCGCCGTGCTGGCGGGCACCGTGCCCGCGTTCGCCGACGGGGCGAGCCCGGTCCCCTCCACCAGGCCGAGCGGCACCGTCGCACCTGACTCGGCCACCCCCGTCCCGAGCGCCGAGCCGACCCGGGCCGCCACTCCGGGTTCGGGCGCCGACCCGACCACGGCGGCCTCCCCGGCCCCGAGCCAGGTGTCCGTCGTACCGAGCACCGCGCCCGACACCGGCGTGGTGCCGCCGTCGCAGCACTCCGGAGCACAGGCCGGGGCGATCGGCGGCGGCGCGGCCGCGGCGCTCGCCGTCGGTGGCGCGGCGGTGTTCGTCGTACGGCGCCGGCGGGCGACCGGGGAATGA
- a CDS encoding class F sortase, which translates to MTSLSRRAFVTAATASLLAGCAGHEAGRSATARPTGVPAPSGPTGKAGKAAPRTLARSVPVGLRIPAIGVDTSVMRLGLAADGSMQVPPIEADDRAGWYQHSPTPGQVGPSVILGHVTVGAYGDGVFRRLAELGRGDRVVARLENGTRAEFAVTSVRTVAKADFPTEAVYGDVDRPELRLITCGGPRSGSGYPDNVIVFAALGTASP; encoded by the coding sequence ATGACCTCCCTCTCCAGGCGGGCGTTCGTCACCGCGGCGACCGCCTCGCTGCTCGCGGGCTGCGCCGGCCACGAGGCCGGCCGGTCCGCGACCGCGCGCCCCACCGGCGTGCCGGCACCCTCCGGGCCCACCGGGAAGGCCGGGAAGGCCGCGCCGCGGACCCTCGCGCGCTCGGTCCCGGTCGGGCTGCGCATCCCGGCCATCGGGGTCGACACCTCCGTCATGCGCCTGGGACTGGCCGCCGACGGCAGCATGCAGGTGCCCCCGATCGAGGCGGACGACCGAGCGGGCTGGTACCAGCACTCGCCGACGCCGGGTCAGGTCGGCCCGTCGGTGATCCTCGGCCATGTCACGGTCGGCGCCTACGGGGACGGGGTCTTCCGACGCCTGGCGGAGCTGGGCCGCGGCGACCGCGTCGTGGCGCGCCTGGAGAACGGCACGAGGGCGGAGTTCGCCGTCACCTCCGTACGGACGGTCGCCAAGGCGGACTTCCCGACGGAGGCGGTGTACGGGGACGTGGACCGCCCGGAGCTGCGGCTGATCACGTGCGGCGGGCCCCGCAGCGGTTCCGGATACCCCGACAACGTGATCGTCTTCGCCGCGCTGGGTACCGCGAGCCCCTGA
- a CDS encoding RNA polymerase sigma factor yields the protein MKRSREKAASELFAALYPRLAGWCRRLVDDDETAHEIASEAFTRLWARWTAVAEPRGFLYVTAANLVRDHWRKLERERRAVRRATDEAAVRPPAEPADPTVRMLVQSLPERLRVPILLHYYADMPIREVSALTGRKEGTVKADLHAARELLRAHLRRSLDHSL from the coding sequence TTGAAACGGTCCCGCGAGAAGGCAGCGTCCGAACTGTTCGCCGCCCTCTATCCGCGCCTCGCCGGCTGGTGCCGCCGTCTGGTCGACGACGACGAGACGGCCCACGAGATCGCCTCGGAGGCCTTCACCCGGCTCTGGGCCCGCTGGACGGCTGTCGCGGAACCCCGCGGGTTCCTCTACGTCACGGCGGCCAACCTCGTCCGGGACCACTGGCGCAAGCTGGAGCGCGAGCGGCGGGCCGTGCGCCGCGCCACCGACGAGGCCGCCGTACGCCCACCGGCCGAGCCCGCCGATCCGACGGTACGGATGCTCGTGCAGTCGCTGCCGGAACGGCTGCGCGTCCCGATCCTGCTGCACTACTACGCTGACATGCCGATCCGGGAGGTGTCCGCGCTGACCGGGCGCAAGGAAGGAACCGTCAAGGCCGACCTCCACGCGGCCCGCGAACTGCTCCGCGCCCACTTGAGGAGAAGTCTTGATCACTCACTCTGA
- a CDS encoding spermidine/putrescine ABC transporter substrate-binding protein, translating to MRLTRTTSALTRRTLLRALGAGGVLGGLAGCGVPGAYVAPGDRAGPDLSADDKRLTWANWPLYIDTDDTDTTRRPTLEACRGRTGISVDYVEEINDNDEFFGKISPALMNHQQTGRDLIVVSDWMCARFVRLGWVQEMDRARQPHVTKYLDPLLSSPAFDPGRRFTVPWQSGITGIAYDRRRLGRELRQVSDLWARDLKGRVTLLSGLDEAFALLMQGNGVDITAWTADDFHRVVDQVEAYVGNGQIRRFTGNDYTKDLVSGDVLACQAYSGDVIQLQADNPDIRFVVPEEGAELWSDSLMIPDRARHKTNAERLVDYYYEPEVAAELAAWVNYVCPVPAARDVLAASGDEDTAALAENPLIFPDDGMRGRLAVARDITARERVEFARRWNKVVGL from the coding sequence ATGCGCCTGACACGCACCACCTCCGCACTCACCCGCCGGACCCTGTTGCGCGCGCTGGGGGCGGGTGGGGTGCTGGGCGGTCTCGCCGGCTGCGGGGTGCCCGGCGCGTACGTGGCGCCGGGGGACCGGGCCGGCCCCGACCTCTCCGCCGACGACAAGCGGCTGACCTGGGCGAACTGGCCGCTGTACATCGACACCGACGACACCGACACCACCCGCAGGCCCACGCTGGAGGCCTGCCGTGGGCGCACCGGGATCTCCGTCGACTACGTCGAGGAGATCAACGACAACGACGAGTTCTTCGGCAAGATCAGCCCGGCCCTGATGAACCACCAGCAGACCGGCCGGGACCTGATCGTCGTCAGCGACTGGATGTGCGCGCGGTTCGTGCGGCTCGGCTGGGTCCAGGAGATGGACCGGGCCCGCCAGCCGCACGTGACCAAGTACCTGGACCCGCTGCTGAGTTCGCCGGCCTTCGATCCGGGCCGCAGGTTCACCGTGCCGTGGCAGTCCGGCATCACCGGCATCGCGTACGACCGCCGCAGGCTCGGCCGGGAGCTGCGCCAGGTCTCCGACCTGTGGGCGCGCGACCTCAAGGGCCGGGTGACGCTGCTGTCGGGCCTGGACGAGGCGTTCGCCCTGCTGATGCAGGGCAACGGCGTCGACATCACCGCCTGGACGGCGGACGACTTCCACCGGGTCGTCGACCAGGTCGAGGCGTACGTCGGCAACGGCCAGATACGCCGCTTCACCGGCAACGACTACACCAAGGACCTCGTCAGCGGCGACGTGCTGGCCTGCCAGGCGTACTCCGGGGACGTGATCCAGCTCCAGGCGGACAACCCCGACATCCGTTTCGTCGTGCCCGAGGAGGGCGCCGAGCTGTGGTCGGACTCGCTGATGATCCCCGACCGGGCCCGCCACAAGACGAACGCCGAGCGGCTGGTCGACTACTACTACGAGCCCGAGGTCGCCGCGGAACTGGCCGCCTGGGTGAACTACGTCTGCCCGGTCCCGGCCGCCCGGGACGTGCTCGCCGCGTCCGGCGACGAGGACACGGCGGCCCTGGCCGAGAACCCGCTGATCTTCCCGGACGACGGCATGCGCGGCCGGCTGGCCGTCGCCCGCGACATCACCGCGAGGGAACGGGTCGAGTTCGCCAGGCGGTGGAACAAGGTCGTGGGGCTGTAG